Proteins co-encoded in one Hyla sarda isolate aHylSar1 chromosome 4, aHylSar1.hap1, whole genome shotgun sequence genomic window:
- the LOC130367248 gene encoding vitelline membrane outer layer protein 1-like, producing MLSLVIASLVIQTTLTYGSTISVTNGGYWGDWGYLQRCPSGTSAIGFSLKVEREIDGDDTALNGIKLYCAPNGRRFVKGTITSTVGNWGDWTYVSWCPGGNLISFALKVEPTQGKGDDTAANNIMMQCSDKNILTGNGGRWGNYGGWSGVCSMGICGIRTKVEGQQGRGDDTALNDVKFECCSTRNISVMGFV from the exons ATGTTGTCCTTAGTTATAGCATCGTTGGTAATACAGACAACACTGACCTATGGATCCACCATTTCAGTTACTAATGGCGGCTATTGGGGTGACTGGGGATATCTACAGCGATGTCCTTCTGGGACCTCAGCAATAGGATTCAGCCTAAAG GTGGAACGAGAAATTGATGGAGATGACACAGCCCTGAATGGGATTAAGCTATATTGTGCTCCCAATGGAAGAAGATTTGTTAAGGGCACAATAACATCTACAGTTGGAAA CTGGGGGGACTGGACTTATGTTTCCTGGTGTCCAGGTGGAAATCTCATAAGTTTTGCCTTGAAAGTTGAGCCAACACAGGGTAAAGGAGACGACACAGCGGCCAACAACATCATGATGCAATGTTCAGATAAGAACATTCTTACAGGAAATGGTGGGCGCTGGGGAAATTACGGAGGCTGGAGTGGAGTATGCTCAATGGGGATCTGTGGTATCCGAACCAAAGTAGAAGGACAACAAGGCAGAGGAGATGACACTGCGCTCAATGATGTCAAGTTTGAATGTTGTTCAACCCGAAACATCTCAGTAATGGGGTTTGTGTAA